A genome region from Crossiella equi includes the following:
- a CDS encoding ATP-binding cassette domain-containing protein has product MSIHLAAHELCKSRRRTPIVGPVTLVAGPGAPLAITGPPGSGKTTLLQLLTGRLKPTSGAVTVNGEDLAKPGVRAALRDRTARVRPDEGPDALATALFGAAALVVLDEPFAPDTDPARVLALLTRADPVTTVLVAARNLHGLRCRAVLDLTSPPGVLRLNER; this is encoded by the coding sequence ATGAGCATCCACCTCGCCGCACACGAGCTGTGCAAGTCCCGCCGGAGGACCCCGATCGTGGGCCCGGTGACCCTGGTGGCGGGTCCGGGCGCCCCGCTGGCCATCACCGGTCCGCCGGGCTCGGGCAAGACCACCCTCCTCCAGCTCCTCACCGGCCGCCTCAAACCCACCTCGGGCGCGGTCACGGTCAACGGCGAGGACCTGGCCAAACCAGGCGTCCGGGCGGCCCTGCGGGACCGCACGGCCCGAGTCCGCCCGGACGAGGGCCCGGACGCCCTGGCCACTGCTCTGTTCGGGGCTGCCGCACTGGTCGTCCTGGACGAACCCTTCGCCCCGGACACCGACCCGGCGAGGGTGCTGGCGCTGCTGACCCGGGCCGACCCGGTGACAACGGTGCTGGTCGCGGCCAGGAACCTGCACGGCCTCCGCTGCCGCGCGGTCCTGGACCTGACATCACCACCCGGTGTACTCCGTCTGAACGAACGATGA
- a CDS encoding type 2 lanthipeptide synthetase LanM family protein: protein MSNLDPSWWAPALALHERAEYGLLVRTGVGTALKPRQWAEDGLDHTFARRVAALGLTEADVLALRAEPPAELAARVPRPEWAETVHRALDIAAELTGSSAEGLPWQEALARPLRPFVLDASDRLAEGIANLDLPLDLPAVADGFSTGLRRRLLAVAVRTLVAELHRRRTAGLLTGVDPAARFTCFVHQLTDVSGLADLVSDFPVLARLLAQTATGAAEATVELLTRLAADRAVIVRELFDGVDPGPLTDVEAGKGDTHRGGRSATLLRFADRRQLVYKPRDLDAHRLLTRLLGWTERHVPGLGLRAVPTLVREGYGWSAYLPGAPVADRVGADAFYRRQGALLALLHAVQATDIHCENLIADGDTPVLVDLETLFHPDLTGAPATGDPAADTLAGSVHRTALLPLIVVGEQGTLDMSGLGGDGGRTAPASAVDWADPGTDTMRLVRTARPFDGARNRPVLDGRPVEAQEHEAALLEGFRLVYDVLATHRDELVTIAATAAELTLRVVARPTWTYSTLLDETTHPGVLRDALDRDRALSVLVAGREQPVLAQLLPHELTELWAGDVPLFTAAPGSAELRTSDGKPLPVPLGRTGLAAALATLGRFGEVDRQDQEWIISAALATRHPAGPHTAPLVPAGSRTGLAAEPDRLLTAACTVADQIVARGIPGGDRINWLGLELVDDRQWLVLPMGAGLATGHVGVAVFLAELTEATGIARYAETARRALRGLPGLLAVLAEQPQLVTAVGCGGLHGFGGIAYGLARLGALLDAPELSEHTATAVRLAAQAAGAGADPSWATGTAGCLAAMRAVHALTGLPEAEALAQACTQHLALCLDQGVALPGGFAHGFAGVSWALARHAGRADLAAGATRQASAAGLGWCSGAAGLALATGDLGGLAEQPVVHDLSLCHGELGILEVLTVLDGPPAARRRRAGLVLDALHRQGPVCGVPSGVPTPGLLNGLAGIGHGLLRLSRPDRVPSLILLEH from the coding sequence GTGAGCAACCTGGACCCGAGCTGGTGGGCACCCGCCCTCGCCCTGCACGAGCGGGCCGAGTACGGGCTGCTCGTGCGGACCGGGGTCGGCACGGCGCTCAAGCCGCGGCAGTGGGCCGAGGACGGATTGGACCACACCTTCGCCCGCCGCGTGGCCGCTCTCGGCCTGACCGAGGCGGACGTGCTGGCCCTGCGCGCCGAGCCCCCGGCCGAGCTGGCCGCCCGGGTCCCGCGCCCGGAGTGGGCGGAGACCGTGCACCGGGCGCTGGACATCGCCGCCGAGCTGACCGGGTCCTCGGCCGAGGGGCTGCCCTGGCAGGAGGCACTGGCCCGCCCGCTGCGGCCGTTCGTGCTGGACGCCTCGGACCGGCTGGCCGAGGGCATCGCCAACCTCGACCTGCCGCTCGACCTGCCCGCCGTCGCGGACGGGTTCAGCACCGGGCTGCGCCGCCGCCTGCTGGCCGTCGCCGTGCGCACCCTGGTCGCCGAGCTGCACCGCCGCCGCACCGCCGGGCTGCTCACCGGCGTGGACCCGGCCGCCCGGTTCACCTGCTTCGTGCACCAGCTCACCGACGTCTCCGGCCTGGCCGACCTGGTCAGCGACTTCCCGGTGCTGGCCCGCCTGCTCGCCCAGACCGCGACCGGCGCGGCCGAGGCCACCGTCGAGCTGCTCACCCGGCTGGCCGCCGACCGCGCGGTGATCGTGCGGGAGCTCTTCGACGGCGTCGACCCCGGCCCGCTGACCGACGTCGAGGCGGGCAAGGGCGACACCCACCGGGGTGGCCGCTCGGCCACGCTGCTGCGCTTCGCCGACCGGCGGCAGCTGGTCTACAAGCCCCGCGACCTGGACGCGCACCGGCTGCTGACCCGCCTGCTCGGCTGGACCGAGCGGCACGTGCCGGGCCTGGGCCTGCGCGCGGTGCCCACCCTGGTGCGCGAGGGCTACGGCTGGTCGGCCTACCTGCCCGGGGCCCCGGTCGCCGACCGGGTGGGCGCGGACGCCTTCTACCGCAGGCAGGGCGCGCTGCTCGCGCTGCTGCACGCCGTGCAGGCCACCGACATCCACTGCGAGAACCTGATCGCCGACGGCGACACCCCGGTGCTGGTCGACCTGGAGACGCTGTTCCACCCCGACCTGACCGGCGCCCCGGCCACCGGCGACCCGGCCGCGGACACGCTGGCGGGCTCGGTGCACCGCACCGCGCTGCTGCCGCTGATCGTGGTCGGTGAGCAGGGCACCCTGGACATGTCCGGCCTCGGCGGCGACGGCGGGCGCACCGCCCCGGCCAGCGCGGTCGACTGGGCCGACCCGGGCACCGACACCATGCGCCTGGTGCGCACCGCCCGGCCCTTCGACGGCGCCCGCAACCGCCCGGTGCTGGACGGCCGCCCGGTGGAGGCGCAGGAGCACGAGGCCGCGCTGCTGGAGGGGTTCCGGCTGGTCTACGACGTGCTCGCCACGCACCGGGACGAGCTGGTGACCATCGCCGCGACCGCCGCCGAGCTGACCCTGCGCGTGGTGGCCCGGCCGACCTGGACCTACAGCACGCTGCTGGACGAGACCACCCACCCGGGTGTGCTGCGCGATGCCCTCGACCGCGACCGCGCGCTGTCCGTGCTGGTCGCGGGACGGGAACAGCCGGTGCTGGCGCAGCTGCTGCCGCACGAGCTGACCGAGCTGTGGGCGGGCGACGTACCGCTGTTCACCGCCGCGCCGGGCAGCGCCGAGCTGCGCACCTCCGACGGCAAGCCGCTGCCGGTACCGCTGGGCCGCACCGGCCTGGCCGCCGCGCTGGCCACGCTCGGCCGCTTCGGCGAGGTGGACCGGCAGGACCAGGAGTGGATCATCTCCGCCGCGCTGGCCACCCGGCACCCGGCCGGGCCGCACACCGCGCCGCTGGTGCCCGCCGGATCCCGCACCGGCCTGGCCGCAGAGCCGGACCGCCTGCTCACCGCCGCCTGCACAGTGGCCGACCAGATCGTGGCCCGGGGCATCCCTGGCGGCGACCGGATCAACTGGCTCGGGCTCGAGCTCGTCGACGACCGGCAGTGGCTCGTGCTGCCCATGGGCGCCGGGCTGGCCACCGGGCACGTCGGGGTGGCGGTGTTCCTGGCCGAGCTGACCGAGGCCACCGGCATCGCCCGGTACGCCGAGACCGCCCGGCGCGCGCTGCGCGGCCTGCCCGGGCTGCTGGCGGTGCTGGCCGAGCAGCCGCAGCTGGTCACCGCGGTCGGCTGCGGCGGGCTGCACGGCTTCGGCGGCATCGCCTACGGCCTGGCCCGGCTGGGTGCCCTGCTGGACGCCCCTGAGCTGAGCGAGCACACCGCGACCGCGGTCCGGCTGGCCGCCCAGGCCGCCGGGGCGGGCGCGGACCCCAGCTGGGCCACCGGCACCGCGGGCTGCCTGGCCGCGATGCGCGCCGTGCACGCCCTGACCGGGCTGCCCGAGGCGGAGGCGCTAGCCCAGGCCTGCACGCAGCACCTGGCGCTGTGCCTGGACCAGGGCGTGGCCCTGCCGGGCGGTTTCGCCCACGGTTTCGCCGGGGTGTCCTGGGCGCTGGCCCGGCACGCCGGACGAGCGGACCTCGCGGCCGGGGCCACGCGCCAGGCCTCGGCCGCGGGGCTCGGCTGGTGCTCCGGCGCCGCCGGGCTCGCACTGGCCACCGGTGACCTCGGCGGCTTGGCCGAGCAGCCGGTCGTGCACGACCTCAGCCTCTGCCACGGCGAGCTGGGGATCCTGGAGGTCCTGACCGTGCTCGACGGACCGCCGGCCGCGCGCCGTCGCCGGGCCGGTCTGGTCCTGGACGCGCTGCACCGGCAGGGGCCGGTCTGCGGTGTGCCCTCGGGGGTGCCCACCCCCGGCCTGCTCAACGGCCTCGCGGGCATCGGGCACGGCCTGCTGCGGCTGTCCCGGCCCGACCGAGTGCCTTCCCTGATCCTGCTCGAGCACTGA
- a CDS encoding TrmB family transcriptional regulator: MALRDLGFTPAAETVYRALVDDPHTHPHSLAARVGEALHPALAELVELGVVCPAPARPTGLAPRNPAVALAELIERVEGDLLRRHRRVADTRTELAELAERFRHGPARVSELERLRDAEAVREALAELSFFTRSSVYTVHTDGTPDSGQLDRRALRRGLDLRILCADAPHTGAREMAAAGAQVRVARQPLDPMIILDERVAVIPEEDGALLVRAPSLITGFVRLYHRVWAEAASPAWEAGEEPLAESDRRLLELLASGVTDEAAARVVGFSVRHLRRRVAALMERLEAGSRFEAGVAAARRGWIRPAGS; this comes from the coding sequence ATGGCCCTGCGTGACCTCGGTTTCACCCCCGCCGCGGAGACCGTCTACCGCGCCCTGGTCGACGACCCGCACACCCACCCGCACAGCCTGGCCGCGCGCGTGGGCGAGGCCCTGCACCCGGCGCTGGCCGAGCTGGTGGAGCTCGGGGTGGTGTGCCCGGCCCCGGCACGGCCCACCGGGCTGGCACCGCGCAACCCCGCGGTGGCGCTGGCCGAGCTGATCGAACGGGTCGAGGGCGACCTGCTGCGCAGGCACCGGCGGGTGGCCGACACCCGCACCGAGCTGGCCGAGCTCGCCGAGCGGTTCCGGCACGGCCCGGCCCGGGTCAGCGAGCTGGAGCGGCTGCGGGACGCCGAGGCGGTGCGCGAGGCGCTGGCCGAGCTGTCCTTCTTCACCCGCAGCAGCGTCTACACCGTGCACACCGACGGCACCCCGGACAGCGGGCAGCTGGACAGGCGGGCGCTGCGACGGGGCCTGGACCTGCGCATCCTGTGCGCGGACGCCCCGCACACCGGGGCGCGGGAGATGGCCGCGGCCGGGGCGCAGGTGCGGGTGGCCCGCCAGCCGCTGGACCCGATGATCATCCTGGACGAGCGGGTCGCGGTGATCCCGGAGGAGGACGGTGCGCTGCTGGTGCGCGCGCCCAGCCTGATCACCGGGTTCGTCCGCCTCTACCACCGGGTGTGGGCGGAGGCGGCCAGCCCGGCGTGGGAGGCCGGGGAGGAGCCGCTGGCCGAGTCGGACCGGCGGCTGCTGGAGCTGCTGGCCTCCGGGGTGACCGACGAGGCGGCCGCGCGCGTGGTGGGCTTCTCGGTGCGGCACCTGCGGCGCCGGGTGGCGGCCCTGATGGAGCGGCTGGAGGCGGGCAGCCGGTTCGAGGCGGGGGTGGCGGCGGCCCGGCGGGGGTGGATCCGCCCGGCCGGAAGCTGA
- a CDS encoding putative bifunctional diguanylate cyclase/phosphodiesterase produces MTLPLPEEARSHGGRTRVEDRARARSRLARRWAGQIATTEYVPLEPEEFQQRLEELLDELVLAARAEPFAPHAAAGHGASLVGAGCTGPATLQHSMDVLGRGLLVLPELTGVPRLAERVVALLGSLAAGYSEAVRLHTLAQQDTMLKALRVALTETRRDLALAEARFDAVLAGTAHGIAITDADGRFVHVNEGLAAQLGQEVADLARSSLFEVTHPEDVAALRNAYRTLLGGQVARIRNEHRLRRADGERLWTVLTLTAARLGEGEPQVVAVLEDSSELTLLQGQMNRQALHDRLTGLPNRQYFDSNLERVLRVADPASGITLYHLDLDGFSLITHGLGREVGDLVLDTVGRRLSALVAEETAMVARFGADEFAVLVQNRPGTPDVVRMIGLLLAALTEPVYVGESGLAATACVGVVDRPPPELSAAEVAQAAELALARAKRNGRGQWALYDPFQDMRDRDRALLAVSLPGAWENGQLAVAYQPLAALADGQVVGVDALLSWQHPHRGELPHELCADLAEQTGLIMTLGVALLRRACAQAREWAERGQDLPLHVPLTANQSADPDLVGHVLSTVDATGIAPGRLCLGMPASVLADPAGEAVENLRLLATAGVRVEVLEFSTTAADLTYLADLPVRAVRVARWLVTRQAQQPGDGTVVAQALRAVLAVVHASGVRVLVNGVDSPAQARWWHGQGAHAGRGACYGPAGPPERFEPLRVD; encoded by the coding sequence ATGACCCTGCCCCTGCCCGAGGAAGCCCGGTCGCACGGCGGCCGGACCCGCGTCGAGGACCGCGCGCGGGCGCGGTCCAGGCTCGCGCGCCGCTGGGCGGGGCAGATCGCGACCACCGAGTACGTGCCGCTGGAGCCGGAGGAGTTCCAGCAGCGCCTGGAGGAGCTGCTCGACGAGCTGGTGCTGGCGGCGCGGGCCGAACCGTTCGCGCCGCACGCGGCCGCCGGGCACGGCGCCAGCCTGGTCGGCGCGGGCTGCACCGGCCCGGCCACCCTGCAGCACAGCATGGACGTGCTCGGCCGGGGCCTGCTGGTGCTGCCGGAGCTCACCGGGGTGCCGCGGCTGGCCGAACGGGTGGTCGCGCTGCTCGGCTCGCTGGCCGCCGGGTACAGCGAAGCGGTGCGCCTGCACACGTTGGCCCAGCAGGACACCATGCTCAAGGCGCTGCGGGTGGCGCTCACCGAGACCCGGCGCGACCTGGCCCTGGCCGAGGCCCGCTTCGACGCGGTGCTGGCCGGTACCGCGCACGGCATCGCGATCACCGACGCGGACGGCCGGTTCGTGCACGTCAACGAGGGCCTGGCCGCCCAGCTGGGCCAGGAGGTGGCCGACCTGGCGCGGTCCTCGCTGTTCGAGGTGACCCACCCCGAGGACGTGGCCGCGCTGCGCAACGCCTACCGCACGCTGCTGGGCGGGCAGGTGGCGCGCATCCGCAACGAGCACCGCCTGCGCCGGGCCGACGGCGAGCGGCTGTGGACGGTGCTGACGCTGACCGCGGCCCGGCTGGGCGAGGGCGAGCCGCAGGTGGTGGCGGTGCTGGAGGACAGCTCGGAGCTGACCCTGTTGCAGGGCCAGATGAACCGCCAGGCCCTGCACGACCGGCTGACCGGGCTGCCGAACCGGCAGTACTTCGACAGCAACCTGGAGCGCGTGCTGCGGGTGGCCGACCCGGCCTCGGGCATCACGCTGTACCACCTGGACCTGGACGGCTTCTCGCTCATCACGCACGGCCTGGGCCGCGAGGTCGGGGACCTGGTGCTGGACACGGTCGGGCGGCGGCTCTCGGCGCTGGTGGCCGAGGAGACGGCCATGGTCGCCCGGTTCGGCGCGGACGAGTTCGCCGTGCTGGTGCAGAACCGGCCGGGCACCCCGGACGTGGTGCGCATGATCGGGCTGCTGCTGGCCGCGCTGACCGAGCCGGTCTACGTCGGCGAGTCCGGGCTGGCCGCGACCGCGTGTGTGGGCGTGGTGGACCGCCCGCCGCCGGAGCTGTCCGCCGCGGAGGTGGCGCAGGCCGCCGAGCTGGCCCTGGCGCGCGCCAAGCGCAATGGCCGAGGGCAGTGGGCGCTGTACGACCCGTTCCAGGACATGCGGGACCGGGACCGCGCGCTGCTGGCGGTCTCGCTGCCGGGCGCGTGGGAGAACGGCCAGCTGGCGGTGGCCTACCAGCCGCTGGCGGCGCTGGCCGACGGGCAGGTCGTGGGTGTGGACGCGCTGCTGTCCTGGCAGCACCCGCACCGGGGCGAGCTGCCGCACGAGCTGTGCGCGGACCTGGCCGAGCAGACCGGGCTGATCATGACCCTGGGCGTGGCGCTGCTGCGCCGGGCGTGCGCGCAGGCGCGGGAGTGGGCTGAGCGCGGGCAGGACCTGCCGCTGCACGTGCCGCTGACCGCCAACCAGTCCGCCGACCCGGACCTGGTCGGCCACGTGCTGTCCACTGTGGACGCCACCGGGATCGCGCCCGGCCGCCTGTGCCTGGGCATGCCCGCCTCGGTGCTGGCCGACCCGGCGGGGGAGGCGGTGGAGAACCTGCGCCTGCTGGCCACCGCGGGGGTGCGCGTGGAGGTGCTGGAGTTCAGCACCACGGCCGCCGACCTCACCTACCTGGCCGACCTGCCGGTGCGCGCGGTCCGGGTGGCCCGCTGGCTGGTCACGCGCCAGGCCCAGCAGCCCGGGGACGGCACGGTGGTGGCGCAGGCGCTGCGCGCGGTGCTGGCGGTGGTGCACGCCTCGGGGGTGCGGGTGCTGGTGAACGGGGTGGACAGCCCGGCGCAGGCGCGCTGGTGGCACGGGCAGGGCGCGCACGCGGGCCGGGGTGCCTGTTACGGCCCGGCGGGGCCACCGGAGCGGTTCGAGCCCCTCCGCGTGGACTGA
- a CDS encoding helix-turn-helix transcriptional regulator, which produces MRHRSSTLVGRESELRAVTGALEAARAGRGGAVFLVGESGIGKSRLASAVAEAAFSTGMSLSRGRASAIDPMTPFRPLTEALLSLLRAEDVQPSALGPYGPVLGRLLPGWGGAGADREGDSLVILAEAVLRLTGLVGRGRGCLMALDDLQNADAETLAVLEYLIDNLDLQPTLLLGAIRDEPCPALHIARAAAQRGQCLLIELDQLDRSGLAALAASCLAVPSVPPAVTDLLWAGGGGNPFMVEELVASMVEGGLLTVGSGAVQVAEALPATLPTTVSRALAQRVSHLGQQARELLTVAAVLGQRFPLAVVQKVTGLSDRELLNLLHGDLAAQLVTPDETTADWYTFHHQLSREAVLSSVDRATKTSLAATLADAVEEVHPGLPDQWCQVTATLRRQAGQQAKAGRLYTEVGRRALAQGAAGSAVTLLDQAWDLLAHDEALHRAEALELLVHALAEAGEVERALDLVATLDQVGALAPRRRADLHTRLGWAAAVAGRSADAIVQVEAARALLGPDAAAEDIAQIDVVAAHLALDIPGPGQLATAERLARHAAVVAEEVPLPVVACQAWQLLGALTRHRDPDEATSCLERARALAVRHNLPIWEIHALIRLGNDDALRSGALDRLTHARDLATKAGAITARYQAESSIALHSILHGDFTAAKTLIDRVLPSITRLKLLETTQYVLLLRAVLAGHQGRRKDLDEALTEFRDWHGDPALHAPRIHGLAGSFCALLEEDRPKALAELSRALDGESSERSVFHLSGRHGLHLLLTVLCGRTTRAEYDQLASNPAGALRWDRQFACYARAVLLGREGRHEEARAAVEEAQEVGAPYAMARHLGLRLVAEDALSEGWGDPVTWLRTAEDYFHALDDATVAGACRALLRKAGVRVGQHREGAGGIPAGLRQQGVTVREFEVLKLLVGRLGNREIAERLHLSPRTVERHVSSLITKTGLPNRIALSEYAADLG; this is translated from the coding sequence GTGCGGCACCGTTCGTCGACCCTGGTCGGTCGTGAGTCCGAGTTGCGTGCCGTGACGGGCGCGCTGGAGGCGGCACGGGCCGGACGCGGCGGCGCCGTGTTCCTCGTGGGCGAGAGCGGTATCGGCAAGTCGCGGCTCGCCTCGGCGGTCGCGGAGGCCGCCTTCTCCACCGGGATGAGCCTGTCCCGGGGCCGCGCCAGCGCGATCGACCCGATGACCCCGTTCCGGCCGCTCACCGAGGCCCTGCTGTCACTGCTGCGGGCCGAGGACGTGCAACCGTCGGCACTGGGTCCGTACGGGCCGGTGCTGGGGCGGTTGCTGCCCGGCTGGGGCGGTGCGGGCGCGGACCGCGAGGGCGACTCACTGGTCATCCTGGCCGAGGCGGTGCTCCGGCTGACCGGCCTGGTGGGCCGGGGCCGGGGCTGCCTGATGGCCCTGGACGACCTCCAGAACGCGGACGCGGAGACGCTGGCCGTGCTGGAGTACCTGATCGACAACCTGGACCTCCAGCCCACGCTGCTGCTGGGCGCGATCCGGGACGAGCCCTGCCCCGCGCTGCACATCGCGCGGGCGGCGGCGCAGCGCGGGCAGTGCCTGCTGATCGAGCTGGACCAGCTGGACCGGTCCGGCCTGGCCGCGCTGGCGGCCTCCTGCCTGGCGGTGCCCTCGGTACCGCCCGCGGTGACCGACCTGCTGTGGGCCGGGGGCGGGGGCAACCCGTTCATGGTCGAGGAGCTGGTGGCGAGCATGGTCGAGGGTGGCCTGCTCACCGTCGGCTCGGGCGCGGTCCAGGTGGCCGAGGCCCTGCCCGCCACCCTGCCCACCACGGTCAGCCGGGCCCTGGCCCAGCGCGTGTCGCACCTGGGCCAGCAGGCCAGGGAGCTGCTCACGGTGGCCGCGGTGCTCGGCCAGCGCTTCCCGCTGGCGGTGGTGCAGAAGGTCACCGGCCTGTCCGACCGCGAGCTGCTGAACCTGCTGCACGGCGACCTGGCGGCCCAGCTGGTCACCCCGGACGAGACCACGGCCGACTGGTACACCTTCCACCACCAGCTCAGCCGGGAGGCCGTGCTCTCCTCGGTGGACCGGGCGACCAAGACCAGCCTGGCGGCGACCCTGGCGGACGCGGTCGAGGAGGTCCACCCGGGCCTGCCGGACCAGTGGTGCCAGGTCACCGCGACCCTGCGCCGCCAGGCTGGCCAACAGGCCAAGGCGGGCAGGCTGTACACCGAGGTGGGCCGCCGGGCCCTGGCCCAGGGCGCGGCGGGCTCCGCGGTGACCCTGCTGGACCAGGCCTGGGACCTGCTCGCCCACGACGAGGCCCTGCACCGCGCGGAGGCCCTGGAACTCCTGGTGCACGCCCTGGCCGAGGCCGGAGAGGTCGAACGCGCCCTGGACCTGGTGGCCACGCTGGACCAGGTCGGCGCCCTGGCCCCCCGCCGCCGGGCCGACCTGCACACCCGCCTGGGCTGGGCAGCGGCGGTGGCCGGACGCTCGGCGGACGCGATAGTGCAGGTCGAAGCGGCACGGGCCCTGCTGGGCCCGGACGCGGCGGCCGAGGACATCGCCCAGATCGACGTGGTGGCCGCCCACCTGGCCCTGGACATCCCGGGCCCGGGCCAGCTCGCCACGGCCGAACGCCTGGCCCGCCACGCCGCCGTCGTCGCCGAAGAAGTCCCGCTCCCAGTCGTCGCCTGCCAGGCCTGGCAACTCCTGGGCGCCCTCACCCGCCACCGGGACCCGGACGAGGCCACCTCCTGCCTGGAACGAGCCCGAGCCCTGGCCGTCCGCCACAACCTCCCGATCTGGGAGATCCACGCCCTGATCCGCCTGGGCAACGACGACGCCCTCCGCAGCGGCGCCCTGGACCGCCTGACCCACGCCCGGGACCTGGCCACCAAAGCGGGCGCGATCACGGCCCGCTACCAGGCGGAGTCGAGCATCGCCCTGCACTCGATCCTGCACGGCGACTTCACCGCGGCCAAAACCCTGATCGACCGGGTACTCCCCTCCATCACCCGCCTGAAACTCCTGGAGACCACCCAGTACGTGCTCCTGCTGCGCGCGGTCCTCGCCGGGCACCAGGGCCGTCGCAAGGACCTGGACGAAGCCCTGACCGAGTTCCGGGACTGGCACGGCGACCCGGCCCTGCACGCCCCCCGAATCCACGGCCTGGCCGGAAGCTTCTGCGCCCTGCTGGAAGAGGACCGCCCCAAGGCCCTGGCCGAGCTCTCCCGAGCCCTGGACGGAGAATCCTCGGAACGCTCGGTCTTCCACCTCTCCGGCCGCCACGGCCTGCACCTGCTGCTCACCGTCCTCTGTGGACGAACCACCCGAGCGGAGTACGACCAGCTGGCCTCGAACCCGGCCGGGGCACTCCGGTGGGACCGCCAGTTCGCCTGTTACGCGCGGGCGGTCCTGCTGGGCCGCGAAGGTCGGCACGAGGAAGCCCGCGCGGCTGTCGAGGAGGCCCAGGAGGTCGGGGCACCGTACGCGATGGCCCGGCACCTGGGACTGCGGCTGGTCGCCGAGGACGCCCTGTCCGAGGGCTGGGGCGACCCCGTCACCTGGTTGCGCACCGCCGAGGACTACTTCCACGCACTGGACGACGCCACCGTGGCCGGGGCCTGCCGAGCATTGCTGCGCAAGGCCGGAGTCCGGGTCGGACAGCACCGGGAAGGCGCGGGCGGCATCCCGGCGGGACTGCGCCAGCAGGGCGTGACCGTGCGGGAGTTCGAGGTGCTGAAACTCCTGGTCGGAAGGTTGGGAAACCGGGAGATCGCCGAACGCCTGCACCTGTCACCGAGAACCGTGGAACGACACGTGTCGAGCCTGATCACCAAGACCGGCCTGCCCAACCGGATCGCCCTCAGCGAATACGCGGCCGACCTCGGCTGA
- a CDS encoding alpha/beta hydrolase yields MRPLRALCTALITGITLLTSLVPAVAAEPAVRCSEVELPVQFNGLLSETVHGTLCTPVGSSPRNIQLLVHGGTYNRHYWDLPYAEGKYSYQRDMARRGLATFAIDCLGSGDSSRPLSALVTGSGQANVVHQVVGKLRAGAVGGTRYEKVALVGHSMGSGIVLLAASTYHDVDGVVLTGMSHSMDLLALTGIFVEGIRPALLDPVLGRRGLDPGYLTTMPGTRQVFHTGGAVEAAVVEADELVKDQVAATVVADLLPFAFISPLSRLIRVPVLIANGDKDNLFCALSCQDAESLRRAEAPYFDEAARLSTHLVRGAGHAVALGRDAALHRDGIAAWLKSTIGW; encoded by the coding sequence GGCCCTCTGTACCGCCCTGATCACCGGTATCACCCTGCTGACCAGCCTCGTCCCGGCGGTGGCCGCCGAGCCCGCGGTGCGCTGCTCCGAGGTGGAGCTGCCGGTCCAGTTCAACGGTCTGCTCTCCGAAACCGTGCACGGAACCCTCTGTACACCGGTCGGCAGCAGCCCCCGAAATATTCAGCTCCTGGTGCACGGCGGCACCTACAACCGCCACTACTGGGACCTGCCCTACGCCGAGGGCAAGTACTCCTACCAACGCGACATGGCCCGCCGCGGCCTGGCCACCTTCGCCATCGACTGCCTCGGCTCGGGCGACAGCTCGCGCCCGCTCAGCGCGCTGGTGACGGGCAGCGGGCAGGCCAACGTGGTGCACCAGGTGGTGGGCAAGCTGCGCGCGGGCGCGGTCGGCGGCACCCGGTACGAGAAGGTCGCGCTGGTCGGGCACTCCATGGGCTCGGGCATCGTGCTGCTCGCGGCCTCGACCTACCACGACGTGGACGGCGTGGTGCTGACCGGCATGTCGCACTCGATGGACCTGCTGGCGCTGACCGGGATCTTCGTGGAGGGCATCCGCCCCGCGCTGCTGGACCCGGTGCTGGGCAGGCGCGGCCTGGACCCCGGCTACCTCACGACCATGCCCGGTACCCGGCAGGTCTTCCACACCGGCGGCGCGGTCGAGGCGGCCGTGGTCGAGGCGGACGAGCTGGTCAAGGACCAGGTGGCCGCGACCGTGGTGGCCGACCTGCTGCCGTTCGCGTTCATCAGCCCGCTGTCCCGGCTGATCCGGGTGCCGGTGCTGATCGCCAACGGGGACAAGGACAACCTGTTCTGCGCGCTGTCCTGCCAGGACGCGGAGTCGTTGCGCCGCGCCGAGGCGCCGTACTTCGACGAGGCCGCCAGGCTGAGCACGCACCTGGTGCGCGGCGCCGGGCACGCGGTGGCGCTCGGCCGGGACGCGGCCCTGCACCGGGACGGCATCGCGGCCTGGCTGAAGTCCACCATCGGCTGGTGA